The genomic segment GTAAAAGAAGCGCTGGGTTACACGCCTGGCGTCGTTGTCAGCAACCGTGGTGCCTCTACCACGTATGATTTTGTCAGCATTCGCGGCTTTACGTCTGTGGGACTTAGTCAGAATAACTATCTGGATGGCCTCAAACTCCAGGGCAACTTCTATAACGATGCAGTTATTGACCCTTACATGCTGGAGCGCGTTGAACTGATGCGCGGCCCGACTTCAGTGCTTTACGGCAAGAGCAATCCGGGCGGGATTATCTCCATGGTCAGCAAGCGTCCCACTACCGAGCCGCTGCATGAAGTCCAGTTTAAAATGGGCACTGATAACCTGTATCAGACTGGCTTTGATTTCAGCGACGCGCTCGACGATAACGGCGAATTCTCTTATCGCCTGACGGGTGTAGCTCGCTCCAACGATCAGCAGCAAGTTAACGCCAAACAGAAACGCTATGCCATCGCACCGTCGTTCACCTGGCGCCCGGATGACAAAACCAATTTCACTTTCCTCTCTTACTTTCAGAACGAGCCGCAAACCGGTTACTACGGCTGGTTGCCGAAAGAGGGGACCGTCGAGCCGCTGCCGAACGGCAAACGTATTGGCAGTAACTTTAATGAAGGTGCGTCTAACAATACTTATTCCCGCAACCAGAAAATGGTGGGATATAGCTTTGAACACGCTTTCGACGACACCTTTACCGTGCGCCAGAACCTGCGTTTCGCCGAGATGAAAACCTCGCAGCAGAGCGTCTACGGTACCGGGATCCAGGCTGATGGGCACACGCTGAACCGCGGCACTGTTGTCGATAACGAGCGTCTGCAAAACTTCAGTGTCGATACTCAGCTGCAAAGCAAATTTGCGACTGGCGATTTGGGTCATACGCTGCTGACCGGCGTCGATTTCATGCGTATGCGCAACGACATCAACGCGAAATTTGGCACTGCCCCGGCGATTGATCTTTACGGTTCTTACACGCCAGAAGATTTTGATTTTGACAAGGCCGAACCTTACCAGCTCAATGAAACCAAACAGACCGGGATCTACGTTCAGGATCAGGCTGAGTGGGATAAATGGGTATTCACGCTGGGCGGCCGCTATGACTGGTCTC from the Cronobacter condimenti 1330 genome contains:
- the fhuA gene encoding ferrichrome porin FhuA yields the protein MARSTSTQINTRICTLAVFVASACSGFSAQALAANNGQKEETITVSASAAAQESAWGPAPTIAAKRSATATKTDTPIEKTPQSVSVVTREEMDMHQAQSVKEALGYTPGVVVSNRGASTTYDFVSIRGFTSVGLSQNNYLDGLKLQGNFYNDAVIDPYMLERVELMRGPTSVLYGKSNPGGIISMVSKRPTTEPLHEVQFKMGTDNLYQTGFDFSDALDDNGEFSYRLTGVARSNDQQQVNAKQKRYAIAPSFTWRPDDKTNFTFLSYFQNEPQTGYYGWLPKEGTVEPLPNGKRIGSNFNEGASNNTYSRNQKMVGYSFEHAFDDTFTVRQNLRFAEMKTSQQSVYGTGIQADGHTLNRGTVVDNERLQNFSVDTQLQSKFATGDLGHTLLTGVDFMRMRNDINAKFGTAPAIDLYGSYTPEDFDFDKAEPYQLNETKQTGIYVQDQAEWDKWVFTLGGRYDWSQQGTTVRADGGSIERNDHQFTWRGGVNYLFDNGISPYVSYSQSFEPNAFDLYSTPRMAFAPSKGEQYEAGVKYVPKDMPVVMTGAVYQLTKTNTLTTDPNDATQQVPSGEVRSRGVELEAKAALNANINLTASYTYIDAEYTKDTKLKGNHVEQVPRHMGSLWGDYTVNDGPLSGLTIGTGGRFIGSSYGDPANSFKVGSAAVMDAVVKYDLARLGLPGSSVAVNVNNLLDREYVSSCFQAYGCFWGAERQVTATATFRF